In the Campylobacter lari genome, ATATCTTTTATTAATAAAGCACAAAATCAAGAATTAGTTTCAAGAGGTTGGCGTCGTTTTGGTTCGTATTTTTCAAGACCAATATGTAATGATTGTAATGAATGTCAAAATTTGCGTATTTTAGTGGAGAATTTTCATTTTAGCAAAAGTTATCGCAGGGTTTTGAAAAAAAATATAGCTACTAAAATAATCTTACAAAAACCTTCTTTAAGTGATGAGCATCTATTATTATACGAAAAATATCATCATTATCAAAAAGATAAGAGAAATTGGAAAATTTATGATTTAAATTTTAGAAAATATTACAATCTTTATGTAGATAATGCAGGTACTTTTGGATACGAGCTTGATTTTTATATAGATAATAAGCTAGTTTGTGTTGATTTGATCGATATTTTAGAAGATGGAATTTCTAGTATATATTGTTTTTATGATCCTGATTTTTCTCATCTAAGTCTCGGTAAATACTCACTTTTAACAGAAATAAAACTTGCACAATTAAAAAAATTAAAATACATTTATTTAGGATATTTTGTAAAAGGGTGTCAATCTTTATCGTATAAAGCCGATTATAGTCCAAATGAAATTTTAAAACACACTAGTGCTTTAAATGAACAAGCATTTTTGTGGAGTTAGGTTTATAGAGAGGATTTTATGCAAGTAGTGCAAACTTTAGAATCAGTTAGTGTTAATACTGATGATTTTTTAATGTTTAAATATTTTCAAGATCTTATCCGTAAAAATTTTTCTAAAGTTATAGGTAATAAAAATAAAACATTATCTTTTTTTGTAGAAAATGAAATTCCTCAAAGAAGATATTTTTTAAAACTTGTTAATCACAAGTATAAAAAAAATACTGGAAATCAAATCGATAATCTTACCTTTGCGCACTATAAAACCTTTAAGTTAAACCTTGCTCAAGCAAATACTTTAAAACCTGTAATCTTTGCTAAAATAGGCTTTGCACAAAAGAATATTTTAATCACACTAAGTTCAAATGAAAAATTATTTGCTGTGTATTTGGAGCAGTATTTTAAAGACCATAAAAGTGTGTATGATGAAAAAAATTGTATTTTTTCAGTAGAATACAAAGATGATAACACTTTGAATCTTTTAGAAATTTTAGCAAGCGTGAATGAGCATTTAAAATATTGTGTTGATTTTACGATTAACGAAACTCAGCTTTTAGAATTTAGAAATAAAATGAAAAATAAAGCTAGTACTAATTGGAAATTTAATGCACTAGCAAAGCTTTTTGAAAATTATTTTCAAACACTAGGGTGTAATTCTAGCGATGATTTTGCTACTATTAGACAAAATTATCTTAACTTAGTTAAAATTTATCATCCTGATCGCCATCAAGGTAAAAGTAAGATCGAGCAAGCTTATTGTCGTAAAGAATTTGAGAAGATTCAGCTTGCTTATGAGAGTTTAAAATCTTTATATAAAAATAATACTTGAAGTTAAAATAACATCATTTTAAGTTGCAATTTATTAAAATTAACTTTTTTATAAAAATTTAGGGAATAATATTGGTTGCTGATAGAAAGTTATTTTTTTTAAGTTGTATTCTCATAACCATAGGAATACTTTTTTCTTATTCTTTAAGTGCTTTTACTGTGCTTTATTTAGAATATAATGAATTTCATTTTTTCATCAGACAGCTTTTTTTTGGGCTTAGCGGTATAGCTATTATTTATTTTGTTTCAAGATTAAATCCTGATAGTAAAATGGCACACTATTTGATGATAAGCGTTTTACTCATCTCCTTTTTGTTTATACTTATTTTACCTTTTTTACCCACCTTTCTTGCTACTGCAGCAGGTGGTGCTAAAAGGTGGATTAGGCTTGGTCCTTTATCTATCTCTCCAGTTGAATTTTTTAAAATAGGTTTGATTTATTTCCTTGCTTGGTCTTATACAAGAAGGATTGATGATAGTAAAAAAGCAATCAAGCATGAAGTTTTAATTTTAATTCCTTATTTTATTTTAGCTGCTTTTGTTATTGGTTATATTTATATGACACAAAATGATTTAGGACAAAGCGTTATTTCTTTTTTCTTGGTTTTTGCTTTAGCTTTTTTTGCAGGAGCTAGTAAAAGACTTTTTGCTTTTGGTGTGGTTATTGTTGGAATGATTGGTGTTTTGGTGATTTTAAGTAATCAAAGAAGAATTCAGCGTATTTCTGCTTGGTGGGGAAATATTCAAGATGCATTTTTGCCTTTCTTTCCTGATTGGCTAGCAAGTGCTTTAAGGGTAAGCCATAATTCAGAACCTTATCAAATTTCACATAGTTTAAATGCTATAGCTCATGGTGGATTTTTTGGAGAGGGTTTAGGGCTTGGAACTTTTAAACTGGGATTTTTAAGTGAAGTGCATACAGACTTTGTTTTATCAGGGATTACTGAAGAAATAGGGCTATTAGGATTAGGCATTATATGTTTTATTTATTTGATGGTGATACTTAGAATTTTTAGAATAGCAGGGCGTTGTGAAAATAAGGTTCATTTTTTGTTTTGTTCAGGTGTAGCTTTACTTTTATTATTTTCATTTTTTATGAATGCATTTGGAATTATTTCTTTAACCCCATTAAAAGGAGTTGCTGTACCACTTTTAAGTTATGGTGGTAGTTCGATGTGGTCTATTTGTCTTGGAATAGGTTATGTTTTAATGATTAGTAAGAAAGTAAAAATTTAAATACATTAATTAAAATATATAAAAATTAACTTAAATAAAAAATATTTTATAACAACTCTTTACAAAAAACTTTTTTCTGCTATAATTATGCTCACATTTATTATAAAGGAGGCGGATATGAAGAAATACAGGCGTTTAAACACATTATAATCATTTATCAATTTTATTTTAATTTTAACAAGGGAAAAAAATGAAAAAAATATTATATGTTGTTTTAGCGTTATTTGGTATATTAGCTTTAGGTGCTTGCTCAAGCGATAAAAGTCAAGCTAGTGCTTCTGGTGAAAAGGTTTATAAAGTAGGTATAGCTGCAAATTATCCTCCTTTTGATTTTATTAAAGATGCAAAAATTACCGGCTTTGATGTTGATTTATTAGAAGAGATAGCAAAAAGAGAAAATTTAAAACTTGAATGGGTAAATATGAGTTTTGATGGTTTAATCCCTGCTTTAAAAGCTGGAAAGATTGATATGATAGCTTCTGCTATGAGTTCAACACCACAAAGATTAACAAGTATGGATTTTAGTGATACTTATTTTAATACTAAAAATTTATATTTAAAATTAAAAACAGATTCTAGTATTAGTGATAAGCAAAGTTTAGAAGGTAAAAAAATAGGTGTTCAACTTGGAACTATCCAAGAAAGTGCTGCTAAGGCTATTCCAAATGCTCAAGTGGTAGCTAGCGAGGAAATGTTAGCTGCGATTTTAGCTTTAAAAGCTGGTAAAGTAGATGCAGTTTTAACAGATAAAGATATTGGTAAGGGTTATTTAAAAACTAATGAAGAATTAGAAGCATTTTTAGAAGAAAATGATGGAAGTTCAGGTTTTTGTGTAGCTTTTGATAAAGGAAAACAAACTGAGCTTGTTCAAAAAATCAATGCAGGTTTAGAAAAAGTTAAAGCTGATGGTACTTACCAAAAAATTGTAGAAAAATACGATTTGCAATAATTAACTTAAAGCCTTGATACTTGCTTTCAAGGCTTTAAAAAAATACTCTATATCTTCTTTTGTATGTGTATAATGAAAACCCACTCTTAACCAACCTGGTTTAGATTTTAATTCTTGATTGTCTTTTAGATTGAGTAAATCATGCCCATAAGGTCCTGCACAAGCACAGCCTGCTCTTGTTTCTATCTTATAGGTTTTGCTTAATTTATAAGCTAAATCAAAAGGAGAAATTCCTTCTATATTAAAAGCAAAAATAGGTAATCTATGAGTGATATTTTTTGCATATAAGATCATTTTTGGAAAATTTACACATTGCTTGAAAAAATATTCACAAAGTTCTTTTTCTTTTTTTTCTATATTTTTTAAACCTATTTCATTGCGTACTTTAAAAGCCAAACTTGCTCTAATTAGTTGAATAATGCCAGGTGTACCACCTTCTTCTAAATTTTCAACTTCGCACAAGTATTGCTGAGAGGTTCTTGAAACATAGCCTACGGTTCCACCTGCAGCAAAGCTAGGAGTATTACCACATAGACTTTTTTTAATAGCAAGCAAACCACAAGATCCTACACCTCCAAGTAATTTATGAGAACTGATAAACACTGCATCGTAAAATTTAGGATTTAAGTTAGCATAAGGAGCTAAGGTGGAAATATCAAAGGCGACTACGCCATTATATTGTTTGATTAGAGTGTAGATTTTTTTATAATCACTTAAAATTCCAGTAACATTAGAAGCTGCGTTAAAGCTTGCTATGATTTGTCTGTTTTTAGATTTTTTTAGTAATTTTTCTAAAAAAGCATAATCTAACTCGCCATTTTTATCTAAGGGTATGCGAACACATTCACACAAAGCCTCTCTAAATGAAAGTTCATTAGAATGGTGTTCATAAGGTCCTACTATAACCAAAGGCAAGGTGTTTTTATCTGTATTTTTAAAATATTTTTCTTTAATAAGCGGGGGTATGTACAGACCTAAAAGTTCTTGAAATTTTTTAATAGCAGCTGAAGATCCACTCCCACAAGCTATAAGAGCAAAGCTATCATCTAATTCAAGGTATTTTTTTAAATTTATTCTTGCATTTTCATAATGTTGCTGTGTAATGAAAGAATTTAAAGAGCTATCTGAGTGTGTATTTGCATAGGTAATAAGAATTTTTTTAATTTCCTTTTCTATGCTTTTTAGAGCTAAAGCGCTAGCTGTAAAGTCAAAATAATATATTCCTTTTTTTAAAATAATATCTTTTTTTAATGTTTCAATATTCAAAAAATTCCCCTAAAAATTTGTTAAAATTATAACATACAAAATATTTAAAATAAGGATATGACTATAAAATTTAGTGAATTTTCAAAGCATTGTGGTTCTTTAGAGCTTAAAAGTGTTTTTGATTTTTATAGTGTTTTTGATGAATTTGAATTTGATTTGAAATTAAATTTATATGATAATATTTTAAATGTTTTTGTTTTAAATGCTTTTGATATTTTAGCTGATTTAAATTTAGATGAAAATAGCTTAAAAGCTTTAAGTGTTTTGAGTAAAAATGATAGAAAACGCTATTCTATTAATAAATCCATTCCGCATTTTCAAGCACTAGGGCTTATCAATAAGCTTTTAGAAAGAAATATTTTGATTTTAGAAAAAAGTCAAGAAAAACCTATTATAAAAAATAAAAGACAAAAAATTAAAAAAGAATTGCGCTCTTATAGTATTCAAGATAAGGTTGTTTTTAAAAACCAAGGATTAAGATTTTTCTTTTATTTTATATATCCTAACTTAAACCTAGTTGCGATGAAAAAACACAATGAATTAATAGAAATAATCCAAGAAAATTTAGAAAAATATCAAAGCTTTACTTTTGAACTTTTGTGTAAAGAATTTTTAGCCAAAAAGCTTAAAGTGAATCAAGTATATAGTTTTTGGAATTATTACCATGAAATAGATTTGTATTATCATGAAAATAATTTTTGTGTTTTAGGTGAGGTTAAATTTAAAGAAAGAAAAATATGTAAAAATATTTTAAATACTTTAAAAAATAAGGCAAAGCAGTTGCAAATTCAACCAAATTTGTATGTGCTTTTTTCAAAACAAGGTTTTAGCAAAGAGCTTGTATTAAACAAAGAACCTAATTTGCTTTTATATACTTTAGATGATTTTGATTTTTTGATTAAGGATTGATATGGATGAAAATATTTTAAAAAGTTTAGATTCTAGTGAAAAAGAAAACTTACAACAAGGTTTAAAAGCATTAATAGAACAAACCTATGTTATAGAAAATGAATATAAGCAACTTAATGAAAACTACACAGCATTAAGACAAATGGTAAGTGAGATTATAGAGGTTTTACCTATGGCTTTGTGGATTTTAGACGCAAATAAAAATATCATTTTGCAAAATAATTTAGCTACACAAAAGCCAAAGCTTTTAGAGTGTATTGATCTTGATAAAACACACTATGAGCTTGAGTTTGATCATAAATTTTATTTAATCAAAATTACCTCTCATATTGATAAACTTATAGTAAATGCAACAGATATTAGTGATGAAAAAAGAAATGAAAGATTAGCCAGCATGGGAACAGTTGCTGCACACTTAGCACATGAAATACGCAATCCTATCGGCTCTATTTCTTTATTAAGCTCTACTTTGTTTGAAAGAAGTGAGTTAAAAAATAAGCATATAGTTTTAGAAATTCAAAAAGCAATTTCAAGAGTAGAGCGTATTGTAAATTCTACCTTGCTTTTTACAAAAGGTGTGCATGTTAATTTAAATGAGTTTAATTTAAAAGAATTACAAGATGAATGCGAGCAGGCTATTGGAGCTTATAATTATCTAGCTAATATTGATTTTAAATTTGAATTTTTGGATTTAAAAATCAATGCAGATAAATCTTTGCTTGCTTTGGTTTTGCAAAATTTGCTTTATAATGCCATAGATGCTATTGAAGAAAGTGAAAATGATGATGGTTGTATAAAAGTTAAATGCGAGCAAAAAGAAGATAAAGTTTTTATTAAAGTTTATGATAATGGTGTGAGTATCAAAGATAAAAAAATGGTTTTTGAAGCTTTTAAAACAACCAAATTAAAAGGCAATGGTTTGGGCCTTTCTTTATCAAAACAAATTATTGATGCGCATAATGGGATTTTAGGTTTTGATGAAAATCCAAAATGTTTTTTTATAGAGCTTAAAATTTAAGCTCTATAAAATAAATTTTTTCTTAAAATAATAAAAATATTTGTCCTCATAGCTCAGCTGGATAGAGCGCAGAATTCCTAATTCTGAGGTCGCAAGTTCAAACCTTGCTGGGGACACCATTATTATTTAAATGCATTTCTTACATTTCTTTAAACCTCTATTTTTAGGTATTTGTAGTATTTTATTTATTTCTTTTATTTCATTTATTTGATATAATTTCAATACCCATTTTATACCCAGCGTTATTTTTTATAGGTATTGGGTATATTTTTGGTATTTTTTGGGTATAAAGGGGCGAAAAATGGCACTCTCTCAAAGTGATATAGAAGCATTAAAAATAAAGGAAAAACAATACTTAGTTCCGCTCGGTGAGCCAAAAGAGCTTTATTTAAAAATTCATCCTACAGGTAGAAAAGTTTTTCAACTTAGAGAACAAAAATTAAAAAAATATATAACCATAGGAGAGTTTAGAAAAGGATTGTTAAGTCTTGCAGAAGCTAGAAAAGAAGCGATTAAGATTTTGCAACAATTAAGAAGCGGGGATTTTATCGATAATAAGAATAAAAAATTTACATTAAATATGGCAAATGATCATTATATGGAAACTATAGGAAAAAAACTTTCATATTTTACTATCAAAAAGGAGCAGGGGACTTTTGTAAAATACATACAGCCTATGCTAGGAGAAAAGCCTATTAATTTGCTAGAAAAGAAAGACTTTCTTCCTATTTATGATCATATGAATTCAAAAAATATTTATTCAACTTTAAATAAAAGTATTGCTTTTATTTGCAGAATTTTAGAACTTGCAAGACAAAGAGGAGAATTAAAAACTAATATTATTGCAGATTTGAAAGATTTACAAAAGTACTATAGATTAATCAATGATGATTGCAATGTGAAGCATTTTAAAGCTTTGGTAGAAGAAAAAGAGGTTAAGTTTATGCTCGAATGTATGAAAGAGTATAGGCAAAGAGCTAGGGTTAATGTGAATATTATAAATGCAATTTATTTTACGCTTTTGACAGCACAAAGAAGTAAAAATATACGATTTGCTAAATGGAGTGAGATAGATTTTGATAATAATCTTTGGGTTATACAAGCTGAAGATATGAAGGTAAAAAGCAATGGTGAAAATATTATCCCATTGAATGAATATGCATTAAAAATATTACAAATGCAAAAGATGTTTAATGTAAACAAAGAATATGTGTTTTTTAATTTTGATAAATGCATTAGCGATAACTTTGCAAGCAAGTTTTTCAAAATGTATGATTTGAAACATACAATACATGGATTTAGAAGTACTTTTAGGAGTATATGTACAGAAAAAAGCAACGAGCTTATAAAACTTGGCATAGGCAAAGATATCGCTGAGATGATATTGCACCATGTAAATGGAAGTGAAGTTGAAAGAGCTTATAATAGAAGTAAGGCCATTGATTTAAGAAAACAGCTTATGAATTGGTATGGCGAATACTTAAATTCCTTGTGTCCATTTGATTTTAAATGATAACTTTTTTAGATTTAAACCAATGATCTAGTTCTGTTTTTTTGTACCTGATTGTTTTAACATCAATCTTGTAGTGTGGCATGCCATTGCTTCTTGCTCTAAATTGTTGTAAAGGGTTTAATCCATACATTTGCTCTACTTGCTTTGGTGTTAAAAATTCTATATTTGACATGGGGTTTCCTTTAAATATTGTATTTTATATTGATGATTTTAAACAAAATGTCTTTGTATGCATTCCATACTTGTGTATAATCTTCACGACCATCGTTTAACTCTTCATTTTTTACATTTTTCCACCATGATATGCTTTCTTGTTTGCAACCTATGGCTATATCTTGAGAATTAAAGGATATGGAAAATTTTTCTACTTGTAATGAGCATATGTTTTCCATATCTCCTATGGTATTTGAAATTAAAGTATTTTTAAAAAATGGATTTGTAATTCTTGTTTTTAAGAAATTGTTTTCTCTTAAATCAGCCCCGCTAAAATCACAATCTATAAATCTAGCAGAATTTGAAAAAATGTTTTGTAGCGAGCAATTTTTAAAATTAGTTTCATTTGCAATTACATCTTGCATATAAGCGTTTTTTAAAACAGCATTTGTAAAAACAGCATTTGATATAATGCTTGATTGAAAATCGCAACATTGTAAAATGGCATTAGTGAAATCAGCCCCGATTAGATCTAAACTATTAAAATCTACGCCTGTTAAATTTTGCTCTTTAAAATTAGCATTTTTTAAAGATATTTTTTGCTTTCTACAAAAATAAAGTAGTTCGCTCAAACTAAATTCAGTTTTTTCTATAATAATATTTCCATTTTTGTCATAAATTGTAGCCATTTTATTTCCTTTAGAATTGTTTTTTAAAGAATGGGTGTTTTGAATAAAATTTTTCTATATCATCGTAGTTTTTATAGTAGTATAATTTGTTTTCTAGTCTTTTTAAGATAGCTTCAAAAACTTCATTTTTTCCTATTTTTTCTGCAAATAAACTAAACTCCCACTCTTTCATGCAAAGAATGTTATAATCACGAGCAAGTATTTTCCTAAGCTCTAATAATTCTTCATTGCTAAGTTTTCTTTTAAAGCTTAGCTCGTTTTTATGTTCTAAATCATACTTTAAAGCTTTAATCTCATTTTCATATTTTAGCTTTTGCTGTGCTAGTTGAGATTTATAGCCTAAGCTCTGTCTAAAAGCTAGTTTTTGCATTTGTTCCTGCTCTAAGTTTTTAAGTTTTTCTTTCATTTGATAAAAAGCAAAAACTAAAACTTTTTTAGCATTTCTAACACTTTCGCTATTTTTCATATAAGTTAAAAGTAGAGTTGCTTGTTGTTCGTTTAGCTCATATATTTTTTTATTTGTTTTTGCTATTTTTTGAAGTGAAAATTCTAACTTTCCAAAACACTCCAAATCTTGCTTGTATGTTCTTATAAGCTTTTGCACAGAATTTACATCAACTTTAGATATTGTAGAAATTTTGTCTTGATTTGTAACTAAATAGCCATTTGAAGAATAAACTAAATCATTCACAATACAATCCTTTTTCAATATTTTATTATTGAAATAATATTATATTAAAAATGATTTGTCAATATCATTTAATTGCTTTATTATAAAAATAAGAATGATATAGTATTGAGATTAAATTAACGCTCGGATTTTAAATCCGTTCGTTTTTAATATCATCTATAAAAAGATACATTATGTATTGATTTAAAGATATTCCAGCTTTTTCTGCTTTTTTTTCCAATTTACCTTTTAGTTCGCTTGGTATTTTAATCTGTATATTATAACTGCCTTTGCTTTTTTTCTCTATTGCAGAAAAATGTAAATCAAATATATATTTATAGTTACCTTTAAACCATTCTATCCACATACCTACAGATTTTAAATTAAAAAACAAATTATCATTATCTTCTAATTGCCATTCTTTGTATATGTTATACATTTTTTCATAAGGATTGATTTCTTGCATATCTATTTTTAAGCCATAATCTAATAAAAAATCATCAATTTTTTCTTTGAATTCTTCTTCTGATACAATCAATGTTGGTCTTAGATATTTTATAATTTTAGAAGATAATTCATTTACTATATTATCAAATGGTTCTTTTTTTGTTCTTCCTAAAAAACTATCTTTAATACTATATAAAAAGTTAAGGGCTTGTAGCATTTGTTCTTGATTAAGCTCAAACTTATCATTTACTATATCTATACTTTCTGCTATAACACCTTCATCACCTGCTGAGGTCTCATCTTTAAATATTTCTTTTCTATATTTTTCTAAGTTTTCCATTATTTTCCTTTTTTTTATTTTTGATAATTTTATCAAAAAGTATTTTTATAAACAACTTCTTTGTTTGTACATTTGAAGATTTTAGTATGTTTTATCTATAAAATTTAAAAATCCTTTTACATTTTTCAAGATTATCTTTTGAGAAAATTTCAAGAATAAATAATCCTATGATAATTGCACAAATCCCAAGAAATGCAAAAGTTAAAGCTAATATTGAGATAATATAATATTAAAAGCTTTTGAGAGAGCATTTAAAGCAGATCTTGTTGTTTTTGTAATCATAGCTTGCAACCCTCATAATCAGCTTTATAGATTTTTTTAACTTTATAGTCTATCTGTAAATTAGTTTCTATTTCTTTACAATTTATAAACCAGAAGTTTTTATCTTCTTGCGTTAATCTACAAATAATTGAATTTCCCAAAAGCCCAAAATCTTTAGATGCATTGCTAATAGCTTCATCTTTGTTAAAAGCACATAGTTTATTTACAAACTTCTTTAACTCATTATCGTAATATCCTGTGCGACTTTCAATCTCTTTTATAGTTTCAATCATACATTTATAGAAATCAAAATTTAGTCTAAAAGATATACATTCTAATATATAAATTAAATGATATAAATATTTATTAGAACTATCATCAAGCAAATCATCGGTTTCTGAGATAAAGCTATAAATTTTAAACACTACACTTTCAGCAAAGTAATACTTTTTTAACTCTTTATATTTTTTATATCTAATATTGAATGAATTTAAGTAAAGTATTGCAATATCACAAAGTGCTTTTACTTTTTCTAAGTCATCTTTTGCCTTAAAATATTCACTAATTTTTTCAAAAACATTACCTAAAAACTCTGCTTGTTGATTTTCATAGGTTAAATATCTTACTTCTCTATATTTTGCTAATCTTTCTTTAATTTCGTTAAATTGTTCTCTTGTCATTTTTCGCCTTTCAATAATTCTTTTGCTTTTATCAAGAGTTTTTTTAAGTCATCTAAGTTAGATCTTAATTCATCCTCATCACACTCTTCCATGTAGTCAATCAACTCTAAGCATTCTTTGTTAATTAAAGCCAAAGCTCTTGCGTGTTCTATGGCTGTGTTAATTTTTTCTTTTAACATTTTTACTTACTTTAAAATGGAAGCTCACCATCATCTTCTAAAGTGGCATCTAAAGTATGAATTTGTTGAGGTTTTTGATTAAAATTTTGTGCATATGGATTAAATGAAATGCTTTGAGCTTGAAACTCATTTTGCTCTTGTGGTAATTTTTTATGTTTGGCTTTAAAGTTTTTATATACAACTGGCTCTTTTTGGTTTTTAAATTCATCAAGACTTTGCAGTTTTGAGTTAAAAATTCTACTAAGTACTATTTTATTTTCAACTTGATTGTTTTTATTTAAAAACTCTTCTGTGTCAAAACCCAAAAGCAAAGTTTTATTTGTTAGCTCATCAAGACTTGTAGCTTCTGTTTCTTTTCCGTAGATATTTGCTTTTGTTTTTTTGCTAAGATCAAGTTCTTCTATACCTAAAAATAGCATTATTGCGTTAAGTTGTCTAAAGCCTAAGTAGCTTTCCTTTTCGCCTTTTGAAGTTGTGTATGTAAAATCTCCATTCTTTGCAATAAATAAATTAAAATCAGCTAATTTATTGTGTTTTTGGCATACAAATTCACATTTTACAAAAGTATTTGTATGGCCTGTGTTGCCGATAGTATCATATAAGAATATTTTTCTAAAATAGCCACCATATAAACCACCTTCGTTTAAATATTCAAGTAGTGGCTGATAATTTGCCACTTCATAATTTGCTTTAAATGTTGGTATCATTTTTTAGTCCTTGTTTAAGTTCGAATATTTTATTTTTATCATCTAACAATTCTTTTATTTTCTCTCTTGTAAAGATATTGTTGTTTTTGATAAATGCATTTTGTTCTTCTTTATTTAAACCCATATCCTCTAATGTTTTTCTTAGTTCAAGCCCAAGTTTTTTTAGCTCATTTGCTTCATCTTTTATTAGCGTTGCTTTAGTATTGTTATAGTCTTTGATAGTATCTAATTCACTCTCATCTAACATTCCAAGACCGCAAATACTTAAAGTAACGCGCCTTTTAGCTTTAGTTATGGCTTTCATTAAAGCATTTGCTAGGTTATCTCCGCCCAAATTTTTAATATTTAAAGCTCCTGTGTCGCAATCTGTTCTACCATCTGGAGTGCTAGCATAAACCGTAACCATATAAATATCTCCAATTTGATTAGCTTCTGTTTTAGTGATAGATACTTTATGGATTTGTCTTAACTGATCTGTTGCTGTTTTTGTTGCATAAAGAGTTAATTTGCCATTAAGTATAATGTACTCAAAAGGCTTAGTTAACATATTGATGCCTAAACTATCGCAAATACTTTTTACATAAGAAGTTCTTTCTTCATCACTTAATTTTGATAAATCTCCTTTAACTAGCGCTAATTCATATGGATTAAAGTTAAAATTATTTTTTTGTGTTTTTTCAGCTACTACTAATTCGCTCATTTTATGCTCCTTTTTTGATTTTTAAACACATTGAGGTACTTTGTTTTATATATTCTTTTGGGATTTCTAATTTAGTAAAATCTAAAAAGCCTTTATAATCAATCGTTGTTCTATTTTGCGGATAAACACTAATATCCAAACATTTAACTTTCTCGCCATTTGCTAGCTCTATAAATTCTTTTTTAAGAGCTTCTAGTTTTTCTTTTATAGGCTTCATTGTGCTTTCAAGTCTAATTATTTCTAAGGCCAATTCTTTTGCATGAGCATCATTAAGTTCTTTGTAGTCGCTTTTTTGATTAACGAGATAATCTTTTATAAACTCATCTATTTTTCTAAGCATAAAATCTTGATATTCCTTATCGCTTTTAACAACACAATAAGTCAAATCATCATTCTCATTTAAGACTGCAAAAACACATTTTTCAAAACCACCTACAAAAAGTTGAAATTGGACTTGAGCGTAGTATTTTGGGCTAGGTTTTTTAAATTTTAACACTTGCTCGTATTCTTCGTTGTTAGTTGAGTATTTAAACTCGTATATTGTTTTTTCATCATCTATACCATCTAAAGAAGCCATAAAAAGATCATTTTCTAAGCTTTGAATAACAATAGGAGTTATATCTTTTCCTATCATAAATTCCATTTTTGCTCTGA is a window encoding:
- a CDS encoding arginyltransferase codes for the protein MNNIIGFCTLEEECPYLENRYCRNEYNYISFINKAQNQELVSRGWRRFGSYFSRPICNDCNECQNLRILVENFHFSKSYRRVLKKNIATKIILQKPSLSDEHLLLYEKYHHYQKDKRNWKIYDLNFRKYYNLYVDNAGTFGYELDFYIDNKLVCVDLIDILEDGISSIYCFYDPDFSHLSLGKYSLLTEIKLAQLKKLKYIYLGYFVKGCQSLSYKADYSPNEILKHTSALNEQAFLWS
- a CDS encoding adenylosuccinate lyase; amino-acid sequence: MQVVQTLESVSVNTDDFLMFKYFQDLIRKNFSKVIGNKNKTLSFFVENEIPQRRYFLKLVNHKYKKNTGNQIDNLTFAHYKTFKLNLAQANTLKPVIFAKIGFAQKNILITLSSNEKLFAVYLEQYFKDHKSVYDEKNCIFSVEYKDDNTLNLLEILASVNEHLKYCVDFTINETQLLEFRNKMKNKASTNWKFNALAKLFENYFQTLGCNSSDDFATIRQNYLNLVKIYHPDRHQGKSKIEQAYCRKEFEKIQLAYESLKSLYKNNT
- the ftsW gene encoding putative lipid II flippase FtsW, translating into MVADRKLFFLSCILITIGILFSYSLSAFTVLYLEYNEFHFFIRQLFFGLSGIAIIYFVSRLNPDSKMAHYLMISVLLISFLFILILPFLPTFLATAAGGAKRWIRLGPLSISPVEFFKIGLIYFLAWSYTRRIDDSKKAIKHEVLILIPYFILAAFVIGYIYMTQNDLGQSVISFFLVFALAFFAGASKRLFAFGVVIVGMIGVLVILSNQRRIQRISAWWGNIQDAFLPFFPDWLASALRVSHNSEPYQISHSLNAIAHGGFFGEGLGLGTFKLGFLSEVHTDFVLSGITEEIGLLGLGIICFIYLMVILRIFRIAGRCENKVHFLFCSGVALLLLFSFFMNAFGIISLTPLKGVAVPLLSYGGSSMWSICLGIGYVLMISKKVKI
- a CDS encoding amino acid ABC transporter, permease/substrate-binding lipoprotein, which produces MKKILYVVLALFGILALGACSSDKSQASASGEKVYKVGIAANYPPFDFIKDAKITGFDVDLLEEIAKRENLKLEWVNMSFDGLIPALKAGKIDMIASAMSSTPQRLTSMDFSDTYFNTKNLYLKLKTDSSISDKQSLEGKKIGVQLGTIQESAAKAIPNAQVVASEEMLAAILALKAGKVDAVLTDKDIGKGYLKTNEELEAFLEENDGSSGFCVAFDKGKQTELVQKINAGLEKVKADGTYQKIVEKYDLQ
- a CDS encoding aminotransferase class V-fold PLP-dependent enzyme, whose amino-acid sequence is MNIETLKKDIILKKGIYYFDFTASALALKSIEKEIKKILITYANTHSDSSLNSFITQQHYENARINLKKYLELDDSFALIACGSGSSAAIKKFQELLGLYIPPLIKEKYFKNTDKNTLPLVIVGPYEHHSNELSFREALCECVRIPLDKNGELDYAFLEKLLKKSKNRQIIASFNAASNVTGILSDYKKIYTLIKQYNGVVAFDISTLAPYANLNPKFYDAVFISSHKLLGGVGSCGLLAIKKSLCGNTPSFAAGGTVGYVSRTSQQYLCEVENLEEGGTPGIIQLIRASLAFKVRNEIGLKNIEKKEKELCEYFFKQCVNFPKMILYAKNITHRLPIFAFNIEGISPFDLAYKLSKTYKIETRAGCACAGPYGHDLLNLKDNQELKSKPGWLRVGFHYTHTKEDIEYFFKALKASIKALS
- a CDS encoding DUF234 domain-containing protein, with the translated sequence MTIKFSEFSKHCGSLELKSVFDFYSVFDEFEFDLKLNLYDNILNVFVLNAFDILADLNLDENSLKALSVLSKNDRKRYSINKSIPHFQALGLINKLLERNILILEKSQEKPIIKNKRQKIKKELRSYSIQDKVVFKNQGLRFFFYFIYPNLNLVAMKKHNELIEIIQENLEKYQSFTFELLCKEFLAKKLKVNQVYSFWNYYHEIDLYYHENNFCVLGEVKFKERKICKNILNTLKNKAKQLQIQPNLYVLFSKQGFSKELVLNKEPNLLLYTLDDFDFLIKD